In Pseudomonas fluorescens, a genomic segment contains:
- a CDS encoding ATP-binding protein yields the protein MNDLSDQAVHFGPYRIHPRQRLVLEAGRPLRLGRRAVEILLILLEQAGNVVSKQELIARVWPKSVVEDGNLRVHMAALRKALGDGQAGQRYIVTVAQRGYSFVAPLSIEPMTLPTDGPPHSQGHNLPLRRTRMIGRQALIDALVQQLPQQRFITLTGAGGIGKTTVALRVAELLIGHYADGIRLLDLAPLSAPSMILPNLAALLDLTLTEHEPLLALARSLHQRQLLLVIDNCEHLLDDMALICETLLRHAPHLHILTTSREALRAEGEYVQRLEPLACPPATGNRAQALGYPALQLLIERAMSHQDSFELSEAELPLAIDICQRLDGIPLAIELVAAQIERFGLPRLLVQMEDNFRLLTRGRRSALPRQQTLRATLDWSFDLLTHCEQICLRRLAVFRDGFSLASAAAVIAGEPIAPAEVLGSISQLVAKSLLNVEPGDDEVVYRLLDITRTYALEKLSQADELDTTRERHAARCLVLMEQAREDWERTATQAWIDRYAPLREDVRAALDWGLGDQGTQQLGIRLTVSAMPLWQELSLLREHRFYVGKALVLMQQSSAPCTQLMMQLQLALGSLSYHALGGAPQTIAAFEQARQLAEARQDVAGQLRAVSGHMAVNLCAGHYREALEQSVQFDRLDPRTDPLLDLSAQRLRVLAQHFAGNQTLALHNAEQVIQRMAHSGHLNRFTHGFGVQYDQSVASLTVLARIQWLRGAPERAWRTASQALELALQINHGTSICYTLALAGVVIARYNGDGAAAQALQALLLQHAQRHSAQLFQTWAAHYADGPGQGDLNGLGLVKDIMITLGVATVDEPAVERVRSGAAGWCAPELLRVRAQALLHQDAPDAAETLLLEALGLAQQQGALAWEMRSAESLARLWQKQGRRQAARELLGGVYARFTEGFASQDLIRARSLLDELQDQRPA from the coding sequence ATGAATGACCTCAGCGACCAGGCCGTACATTTCGGCCCGTACCGCATTCACCCGCGCCAACGCCTGGTGCTGGAGGCCGGCCGCCCATTGCGTCTGGGACGGCGCGCGGTGGAAATTCTGCTGATCCTGCTGGAGCAGGCAGGCAATGTGGTGAGCAAGCAGGAACTGATCGCGCGGGTCTGGCCGAAAAGCGTGGTGGAAGACGGCAACCTGCGGGTGCATATGGCGGCGTTGCGCAAGGCGCTGGGCGATGGCCAGGCCGGGCAGCGCTATATCGTGACGGTAGCCCAGCGCGGCTACAGTTTTGTCGCCCCACTGAGCATCGAGCCGATGACCCTGCCCACCGACGGCCCTCCCCACAGCCAGGGCCACAACCTGCCGCTGCGGCGTACACGAATGATCGGCCGCCAGGCGCTGATCGACGCGCTGGTGCAGCAATTGCCGCAACAGCGTTTCATCACCCTGACCGGCGCCGGGGGTATCGGCAAGACCACCGTGGCGCTGCGGGTCGCGGAGCTGCTGATCGGGCACTACGCCGATGGCATTCGCCTGCTGGACCTGGCCCCCCTCAGTGCGCCGTCGATGATCCTGCCCAACCTCGCCGCCCTGCTCGACCTGACGCTTACCGAGCATGAGCCGCTGCTCGCCCTCGCGCGCAGCCTGCACCAACGTCAGTTGCTGCTGGTGATCGACAACTGCGAGCACCTGCTCGATGACATGGCCCTGATCTGCGAAACGTTGCTGCGCCATGCGCCCCACCTGCATATCCTCACCACCAGCCGCGAAGCCCTGCGCGCCGAGGGTGAGTATGTGCAACGCCTGGAGCCCCTGGCCTGCCCGCCCGCCACTGGCAACCGTGCCCAGGCCCTGGGCTACCCGGCCCTGCAACTGCTGATCGAACGGGCCATGTCCCATCAGGACAGTTTTGAACTGAGCGAAGCCGAACTGCCCCTGGCCATTGACATCTGCCAGCGCCTGGACGGCATTCCGCTGGCCATCGAGTTGGTAGCGGCGCAAATCGAACGCTTCGGCTTGCCACGCCTGCTGGTGCAAATGGAAGACAACTTCCGCCTGCTCACCCGTGGCCGGCGCAGTGCGCTGCCCCGCCAGCAAACCCTGCGCGCTACGCTGGACTGGAGCTTCGACCTGCTCACGCACTGCGAGCAGATTTGCTTGCGCCGCCTGGCGGTGTTTCGTGACGGGTTCAGCCTGGCCAGCGCGGCGGCAGTGATCGCCGGAGAGCCGATTGCCCCGGCCGAAGTGCTCGGTTCGATCAGCCAACTGGTGGCCAAGTCCCTGCTCAACGTGGAGCCCGGCGATGACGAGGTGGTGTACCGCCTGCTGGACATTACCCGCACCTATGCCCTGGAAAAACTCAGCCAGGCCGATGAACTCGACACCACCCGCGAGCGCCACGCCGCGCGCTGCCTGGTATTGATGGAGCAGGCGCGGGAGGACTGGGAGCGCACGGCGACCCAAGCCTGGATCGACCGCTACGCACCGCTACGCGAAGACGTCCGCGCCGCCCTCGATTGGGGCTTGGGCGACCAGGGCACGCAGCAGTTGGGCATTCGCCTGACGGTCAGCGCAATGCCGCTGTGGCAGGAATTATCCCTGCTGCGCGAGCACAGGTTCTATGTGGGCAAGGCGCTGGTATTGATGCAGCAGTCGAGCGCGCCCTGCACCCAGTTGATGATGCAACTGCAATTGGCCTTGGGCAGCCTGTCCTATCACGCCCTGGGTGGGGCGCCCCAGACGATCGCCGCCTTCGAGCAGGCCAGGCAGTTGGCCGAAGCGCGTCAGGACGTTGCGGGCCAATTGCGGGCCGTGTCCGGGCATATGGCGGTCAACCTGTGTGCCGGTCACTACCGCGAAGCCCTGGAACAGAGTGTGCAGTTCGATCGTCTCGACCCACGTACCGACCCGCTGCTGGACCTGAGCGCCCAGCGCTTGCGAGTACTGGCGCAGCATTTTGCAGGCAACCAGACACTGGCCCTGCACAATGCCGAACAGGTGATCCAGCGCATGGCCCACAGCGGCCATCTCAATCGGTTCACCCATGGCTTCGGCGTGCAATACGACCAGAGCGTCGCCTCACTGACCGTGCTTGCCCGCATCCAATGGCTGCGCGGGGCTCCCGAGCGCGCCTGGCGGACCGCCAGCCAGGCGCTGGAGCTGGCCTTGCAGATCAATCATGGCACCTCGATCTGCTACACCCTGGCCCTGGCCGGTGTGGTGATCGCCCGCTATAACGGCGATGGCGCGGCCGCACAGGCATTGCAGGCACTGCTGTTACAGCATGCCCAACGCCATTCGGCCCAGCTGTTCCAGACCTGGGCGGCGCACTATGCCGACGGGCCAGGCCAAGGGGATTTGAACGGCCTCGGCCTGGTCAAGGACATCATGATTACACTGGGCGTTGCGACGGTGGACGAACCCGCGGTCGAGCGGGTGCGCAGCGGTGCCGCCGGCTGGTGCGCGCCGGAATTGCTGCGGGTGCGCGCGCAGGCGTTGCTGCACCAGGACGCGCCCGACGCCGCCGAAACCCTGCTGTTGGAAGCCCTGGGCCTGGCGCAACAACAAGGCGCCCTGGCCTGGGAGATGCGCAGTGCGGAGTCGCTGGCGCGACTGTGGCAAAAACAAGGTCGCCGGCAGGCCGCTCGCGAACTGCTGGGTGGGGTTTACGCGCGATTCACCGAAGGTTTTGCCAGCCAGGACCTAATCCGCGCACGCAGCCTGCTCGACGAGTTGCAGGACCAACGGCCGGCCTGA
- a CDS encoding winged helix-turn-helix domain-containing protein, giving the protein MEKEAQTPKLGCFSAVTDMNNPHSVSFGPYTFHRQQRLVSKSGWPVPLGGRALDILAVLLETPGQFVSKDTLIARVWPCSVVEQNNLRVHIAALRRALDGQRYILNDPQRGYCFVAPGQGTVAATTPRHNLAVRLSAVIGRDELLGVLVRRLSGQRLMTLTGSAGVGKSTLALALAERVLPRYGDGVWWVDLATVEAPMEMLRHVTRTLGLEACNNARELARQLASHQLLLVLDGADLLLAACRHLVRTLLERAPRVTVLLSSREALQVPGEWVQRVPRLALPMPYAWASVEQAMMYPAVQLFVARVRAGQQGFALRPQDLAPLRDICRRLDGIPLALELAAAQVDALGVHGVQAQLRNGLQVLTRGRRTAVERHRSMAAALDWTYQRLSLPERWLFLQLGLFKMAVTLPTLVTLVAGTELEHADLAYLLGRLVATSLLTVEPGPGAQRYRLLNSVRSYALMQLRDPVQVARLQQGYGHYLGPFSGRPLVLQLVEQAACAD; this is encoded by the coding sequence ATGGAAAAGGAGGCGCAGACGCCCAAGCTCGGGTGTTTCAGCGCTGTTACGGACATGAACAACCCGCACTCGGTGAGCTTCGGCCCCTACACGTTTCACCGACAACAGCGCCTGGTCAGCAAGTCTGGCTGGCCGGTGCCGCTGGGCGGGCGGGCCCTGGATATCCTGGCGGTGCTGCTGGAAACCCCTGGGCAGTTTGTCAGCAAGGACACCCTGATCGCGCGGGTCTGGCCGTGCAGCGTGGTCGAGCAGAACAACCTGCGCGTGCATATCGCGGCCTTGCGCCGGGCGTTGGATGGCCAGCGCTATATCCTCAACGACCCCCAACGCGGGTATTGCTTCGTGGCGCCGGGGCAGGGCACCGTGGCCGCGACTACACCGAGGCACAATCTGGCCGTGCGGCTCAGCGCGGTGATCGGTCGCGATGAGTTGCTGGGCGTGCTGGTGCGGCGCCTGTCCGGGCAACGCCTGATGACGTTGACCGGAAGCGCCGGCGTGGGCAAAAGCACCTTGGCGCTGGCACTGGCCGAGCGCGTGCTGCCGCGCTACGGCGACGGCGTATGGTGGGTGGACCTGGCGACGGTCGAGGCGCCGATGGAAATGCTTCGCCACGTGACCCGAACGCTGGGTCTTGAAGCCTGCAATAACGCCCGTGAACTGGCGCGCCAGTTGGCTTCACACCAATTGCTGCTGGTGCTGGATGGCGCTGACCTGTTGCTCGCCGCCTGTCGGCATCTGGTGCGCACGCTGCTTGAGCGGGCGCCTCGGGTGACGGTGTTGTTGAGCAGTCGCGAAGCCCTGCAGGTCCCCGGCGAATGGGTGCAACGCGTGCCCCGGTTGGCATTGCCGATGCCGTACGCCTGGGCCAGTGTCGAGCAGGCAATGATGTACCCGGCCGTGCAACTGTTTGTCGCTCGGGTTCGGGCCGGTCAGCAGGGCTTTGCGCTGCGGCCCCAGGACCTGGCACCGCTGCGTGATATCTGCCGGCGTCTGGATGGTATTCCCTTGGCCCTCGAACTGGCGGCTGCCCAGGTCGATGCCTTGGGGGTACACGGTGTGCAGGCGCAATTGCGCAATGGCTTGCAGGTGCTGACCCGGGGCCGGCGCACGGCGGTTGAACGGCACCGCTCCATGGCCGCGGCCCTGGACTGGACCTACCAGCGCCTGAGCCTGCCGGAGCGCTGGCTGTTCCTGCAATTGGGTTTGTTCAAGATGGCGGTGACCTTGCCGACCCTTGTCACGCTGGTCGCGGGTACCGAGCTGGAACACGCCGACCTGGCGTACCTGCTGGGGCGTCTGGTCGCCACTTCGTTGCTGACGGTCGAGCCCGGTCCGGGTGCGCAGCGTTATCGCTTGCTTAACAGCGTGCGCAGCTACGCGCTGATGCAACTGCGCGACCCGGTGCAGGTGGCGCGATTGCAGCAGGGTTATGGGCATTACCTGGGGCCGTTTTCAGGCCGGCCGTTGGTCCTGCAACTCGTCGAGCAGGCTGCGTGCGCGGATTAG
- a CDS encoding GlxA family transcriptional regulator, which yields MKTVAMALFPDFLLLDMAGPLEVFSIANRYLPPAQHYQILTLGTEPGPLRASNGVVVQPDLLLEQAHDAYDLLLVPGGPGAYNECHPDLLPWLRAAAPRSRRFGSICTGAFVLGHAGLLDGHRVTTHWHYTERLIKAFPQAIVETDRIYLQDGRLITSGGVTAGIDLALSVVAQDHGKQVAVEVAKVLLVVMKRQGGQAQFSPMTAAVSPLETAITRVQNQVLAHLDQPHTIESMVALAGMSARHFARLFTKEVQMTPMAFLQGARIDRARHLLETTDLPLKTVAFYAGFGSVRHMRFLFTEKLGLNPTQYRQQFS from the coding sequence ATGAAAACCGTGGCCATGGCGCTGTTTCCGGACTTCCTCCTGCTCGACATGGCCGGGCCGCTTGAAGTGTTTTCGATTGCCAACCGCTACCTGCCGCCGGCGCAGCACTACCAGATCCTTACCCTGGGCACCGAACCGGGCCCGCTGCGCGCGTCCAACGGCGTCGTCGTCCAGCCCGACCTGCTGCTGGAGCAGGCGCACGATGCCTACGACCTGTTGCTGGTGCCCGGCGGCCCCGGTGCCTATAACGAATGCCATCCCGACTTGCTGCCCTGGCTGCGGGCCGCTGCACCTCGGTCGCGGCGTTTCGGTTCGATCTGCACCGGCGCCTTTGTGCTGGGGCATGCGGGGCTGCTCGACGGCCACCGGGTGACCACCCACTGGCACTACACCGAACGCTTGATCAAAGCCTTCCCCCAGGCCATCGTCGAGACTGACCGCATCTACCTGCAGGACGGCCGCTTGATTACGTCGGGTGGGGTCACGGCCGGTATCGACCTGGCGCTGTCGGTCGTAGCCCAGGACCATGGCAAACAGGTGGCAGTGGAAGTCGCCAAGGTGCTGCTGGTGGTGATGAAGCGCCAGGGCGGCCAGGCTCAGTTCAGCCCGATGACCGCCGCCGTGTCGCCCCTTGAAACCGCGATTACCCGTGTGCAGAACCAGGTACTGGCCCATCTGGATCAGCCACACACCATCGAGTCGATGGTGGCCCTGGCGGGCATGAGTGCCCGGCATTTTGCGCGGCTGTTTACCAAGGAGGTGCAGATGACGCCCATGGCCTTCCTGCAAGGCGCGCGCATCGACCGCGCGCGGCATTTGCTGGAAACCACCGACCTGCCGCTCAAGACCGTGGCCTTCTACGCCGGTTTTGGCAGCGTGCGGCATATGCGTTTTCTGTTCACTGAAAAGCTCGGCCTCAACCCCACCCAATACCGACAACAGTTCAGTTAA
- a CDS encoding pirin family protein, protein MLTLRKASERGAANHGWLKSFHTFSFANYWNPKEQGFSDLLVINDDRVAAGKGFGQHPHRDMEIFSYVLEGALEHKDTLGTGSVIRPGDVQLMSAGRGVAHSEFNHSQTRGVHFLQIWIVPNVAGAEPRYQQEHFSEAQKRGRLQLIISPDGAKGSLHVRQDARVYAGLFNGDESASLDLAPNRHVYIHVARGSVEINGQRLQEGDGARVRDERQIRISQGEDAEVLVFDLRPQEQPQMP, encoded by the coding sequence ATGCTGACCCTTCGCAAAGCTTCGGAACGCGGCGCCGCCAATCACGGTTGGTTGAAGTCGTTCCACACCTTCTCGTTCGCCAACTACTGGAACCCCAAGGAACAGGGTTTCTCCGACCTGCTGGTGATCAATGACGACCGCGTCGCCGCCGGCAAAGGCTTCGGCCAGCACCCGCACCGCGACATGGAGATTTTCTCCTATGTGCTCGAAGGCGCCCTGGAGCACAAGGACACCCTGGGCACCGGCTCGGTGATCCGCCCCGGCGATGTGCAACTGATGAGCGCCGGCCGCGGCGTGGCCCATAGCGAGTTCAACCACAGCCAGACCCGTGGCGTGCACTTCCTGCAGATCTGGATCGTGCCGAACGTGGCCGGTGCCGAGCCGCGCTATCAGCAGGAGCACTTCAGCGAAGCACAGAAACGTGGGCGCCTGCAGTTGATCATCTCGCCGGATGGCGCCAAGGGTTCGCTGCATGTACGCCAGGATGCGCGGGTGTATGCCGGGCTGTTCAACGGCGATGAAAGCGCCAGCCTGGACCTGGCGCCAAACCGCCACGTGTACATCCATGTGGCCCGCGGCAGCGTGGAGATCAATGGCCAGCGCTTGCAGGAAGGCGACGGTGCCCGAGTACGTGACGAGCGCCAGATCCGCATAAGCCAGGGTGAGGATGCCGAGGTGCTGGTGTTTGACCTGCGCCCTCAAGAACAGCCGCAGATGCCATGA
- a CDS encoding phage infection protein, with the protein MKRQLLLSLAFSVLAANAFAHPVVAEGGSDRLNANRVAEGGADRLNGNRVAEGGADRLQERGLVEGGADRLNGNRVAEGGADRLQERGLVEGGADRLNGNRVAEGGADRLQERGLVEGGADRLNDNRVAEGGADRLQERGLVEGGADRLNGNRVAEGGADRLQERGLAEGGADRLHSNNA; encoded by the coding sequence ATGAAACGCCAACTCTTGCTTAGCCTCGCTTTCTCGGTACTCGCTGCAAACGCTTTTGCCCACCCAGTCGTCGCTGAAGGCGGCTCGGATCGCCTGAATGCCAACCGTGTCGCCGAAGGCGGGGCCGACCGCCTGAATGGCAACCGTGTCGCTGAAGGCGGTGCTGACCGTCTGCAAGAACGTGGCCTGGTCGAAGGTGGTGCTGATCGCCTGAATGGTAACCGTGTCGCTGAAGGCGGTGCTGACCGTCTGCAAGAACGCGGCCTGGTCGAAGGTGGTGCGGATCGCCTGAATGGCAACCGTGTCGCTGAAGGCGGTGCTGATCGTCTGCAAGAACGTGGCCTGGTCGAAGGTGGTGCGGATCGCCTGAATGACAACCGTGTCGCTGAAGGCGGTGCTGACCGTCTGCAAGAACGTGGCCTGGTCGAAGGTGGTGCTGATCGCCTGAATGGCAACCGTGTCGCCGAAGGCGGTGCTGATCGTCTGCAAGAACGTGGCCTGGCCGAAGGCGGCGCTGATCGCCTGCACAGCAACAACGCCTGA
- a CDS encoding quinone oxidoreductase family protein: MKAITLQTYGGPEVALLRHDAPIPQATPGHVLVKVACAGINFMDVHTRQGKYAQSVTYPVRLPCTLGMEGAGVVVDVGAGVSHLHVGDRVAWCIAWGAYAEYAAVPADKIAQIPSAITFDQAAAAMFQGCTAHYLIDDVARLHVGSTCLVHAASGSIGQLLVQMARRLGATVFATGSSAEKCAIALQRGAHQAWTYDEGRFAERVREATAGQGVDVVFDSLGKTTLRDSFRACRTRGLIVNYGNVSGSLTDLDPIELGEAGSLFLTRPRLADHMADGATVQRRANAVFAAMLEGSLTVEIEGHYSLETVKQVHARIEARQQIGKAVVWVDRDLV; encoded by the coding sequence ATGAAAGCCATCACCCTGCAAACCTATGGCGGACCCGAGGTTGCCCTGCTGCGCCATGACGCTCCCATACCCCAGGCCACGCCAGGCCATGTGCTGGTCAAGGTGGCCTGTGCCGGGATCAATTTCATGGATGTCCACACGCGCCAGGGCAAGTACGCCCAATCGGTGACGTACCCGGTGCGCCTGCCTTGCACCTTGGGCATGGAAGGCGCCGGAGTGGTCGTTGACGTAGGCGCCGGCGTCAGTCATTTGCACGTCGGTGATCGGGTCGCCTGGTGCATCGCCTGGGGGGCTTATGCCGAATACGCCGCTGTGCCGGCGGACAAAATCGCGCAGATTCCCAGCGCAATCACCTTCGATCAGGCGGCAGCCGCGATGTTCCAGGGCTGCACCGCCCATTACCTGATTGACGATGTGGCGCGCTTGCACGTCGGCAGTACCTGCCTGGTGCATGCGGCGTCCGGCAGCATTGGCCAATTATTGGTGCAGATGGCGCGGCGGTTGGGCGCGACGGTATTCGCCACCGGTAGCAGCGCTGAAAAATGCGCGATTGCCCTGCAACGCGGTGCCCACCAGGCCTGGACGTATGACGAAGGGCGATTCGCCGAGCGCGTGCGCGAGGCTACGGCGGGGCAGGGCGTGGATGTGGTGTTCGACTCACTGGGCAAAACCACCTTGCGTGACAGTTTCCGCGCTTGCCGCACGCGAGGCTTGATCGTCAATTACGGCAATGTCTCGGGCTCGCTGACGGACCTGGACCCGATTGAACTGGGGGAGGCCGGCTCACTGTTTTTGACGCGGCCACGCTTGGCTGACCACATGGCCGATGGCGCGACCGTGCAACGGCGAGCCAATGCGGTTTTTGCGGCGATGTTGGAAGGATCGCTGACGGTGGAGATCGAGGGACATTACAGCCTGGAGACGGTGAAGCAGGTGCATGCGCGCATCGAGGCGCGGCAACAAATAGGTAAGGCGGTGGTGTGGGTGGACCGCGACTTGGTTTAA
- a CDS encoding LysR family transcriptional regulator, with protein MFDWQDLYYFTVLARTQSLSAAARELQVEHATVGRRVDALETALGVKLVDRLPRSRPLTAQGRALAELAAGMGEMATEVMRLSRVASIELAGTVRVSCPPSIANHCIAPHVARLRAQYPQLNLVLMPSTQLAALDKGEADIALRTVRPDEDALVRRKVGVVRFGLYAAPVFKQLPAAHWTFIAYDSSRDHLPQQAWMHQLRGQRPIVFAASELITQQMAARSQVGAVVLPTLVGDHDPQLARLPTASDGPVRDIWLTVYPDMRRSPSVKVVMEFLVDCIEGEPQLRR; from the coding sequence ATGTTCGATTGGCAGGACCTGTATTACTTCACCGTCTTGGCCCGCACCCAATCGCTGTCGGCCGCCGCCCGCGAGTTGCAGGTGGAACACGCTACCGTCGGGCGCCGGGTCGACGCCCTGGAAACAGCCCTCGGGGTGAAACTGGTCGACCGCCTGCCCCGCAGCCGACCACTCACTGCCCAGGGCCGGGCATTGGCTGAACTGGCGGCGGGCATGGGCGAGATGGCTACCGAAGTCATGCGCTTGTCACGGGTAGCGTCCATCGAGCTGGCCGGCACGGTACGGGTCAGTTGCCCGCCGTCCATTGCCAACCATTGCATCGCGCCCCACGTGGCGCGCTTGCGAGCCCAGTACCCACAGCTGAACCTGGTGCTGATGCCCTCCACCCAACTGGCCGCGCTGGATAAGGGCGAAGCCGATATCGCCCTGCGCACCGTACGCCCCGACGAGGACGCGCTGGTGCGCCGCAAGGTCGGTGTGGTGCGCTTCGGGTTGTATGCCGCGCCAGTGTTCAAGCAACTGCCCGCCGCCCACTGGACGTTCATCGCCTACGACAGCAGCCGCGACCACCTGCCCCAGCAAGCGTGGATGCACCAACTGCGCGGCCAGCGCCCGATCGTATTTGCCGCCAGTGAGTTGATCACCCAACAAATGGCGGCCCGCTCCCAGGTGGGCGCGGTGGTATTGCCGACGCTGGTGGGTGATCACGACCCGCAACTGGCGCGCTTGCCCACCGCCAGCGACGGGCCGGTGCGCGATATCTGGTTGACGGTGTACCCGGATATGCGGCGCTCACCGTCAGTGAAAGTGGTGATGGAATTCTTGGTCGATTGCATTGAAGGCGAGCCGCAACTGCGGCGTTGA
- a CDS encoding aliphatic sulfonate ABC transporter substrate-binding protein, which yields MSIRRPLAAVLGLLAFAVAVSAEAQETLRIGYQKSSTLITLLKTQGTLEKALKAEHIDVSWHEFPSGLPLLEALNVGNVDISADVADTVPIFAQAAQAKLTYFAQEAPSPNAQAIVVHKDSSIQQLADLKGKKVAVTKAAGTHYLLIAALAKADLAFSDIEPAYLSPADGRAAFENNKVDAWVTWEPFLTSVQRQLPTRTLADGAGLASYKRYYLTGTPYAKAHPDVLKVVYEQLEKAGQWIKTHPQDAAKVLGPLWGNLDVATVEAANAHRSYQVQPVTVDQLGEQQKIADAFFKAGLLPKAVDATDVQTWRP from the coding sequence ATGTCCATACGTCGTCCCCTCGCCGCTGTATTAGGGTTACTCGCTTTTGCCGTCGCCGTAAGCGCCGAAGCCCAGGAAACCCTGCGCATCGGTTACCAGAAATCCTCGACCTTGATCACCCTGCTGAAAACCCAAGGCACCCTGGAAAAGGCCCTCAAAGCCGAGCATATCGATGTGTCCTGGCACGAGTTCCCCAGTGGCCTGCCGTTGTTGGAAGCACTGAATGTCGGCAACGTGGACATCAGCGCCGACGTGGCCGACACCGTGCCGATCTTCGCCCAGGCGGCCCAGGCCAAGCTCACCTACTTCGCCCAGGAAGCGCCCTCGCCCAACGCCCAGGCGATCGTGGTGCACAAGGATTCGTCGATCCAGCAATTGGCGGACTTGAAAGGCAAGAAGGTCGCGGTCACCAAAGCCGCCGGCACGCACTACCTGTTGATTGCCGCGTTGGCCAAGGCCGACCTGGCGTTCTCGGATATCGAACCGGCCTACCTCTCGCCGGCCGATGGTCGCGCGGCGTTCGAGAACAACAAGGTGGATGCCTGGGTGACCTGGGAACCCTTCCTCACCAGCGTGCAGCGCCAGTTACCGACGCGCACCCTGGCCGATGGCGCAGGCCTGGCCAGCTACAAGCGTTACTACCTGACCGGCACGCCGTACGCCAAGGCCCATCCCGACGTGTTGAAAGTGGTGTATGAACAGTTGGAAAAAGCCGGCCAATGGATAAAGACCCACCCCCAGGACGCAGCGAAAGTGCTTGGGCCGTTGTGGGGCAACCTGGATGTGGCCACGGTGGAAGCGGCGAACGCGCACCGCAGTTATCAGGTGCAGCCGGTGACGGTGGATCAGTTGGGTGAGCAGCAGAAGATTGCCGATGCGTTCTTCAAGGCGGGGTTATTACCCAAGGCCGTGGATGCCACGGATGTGCAGACCTGGCGCCCTTGA